Proteins from a genomic interval of Apteryx mantelli isolate bAptMan1 chromosome 5, bAptMan1.hap1, whole genome shotgun sequence:
- the TLR3 gene encoding toll-like receptor 3, with translation MRSAIFCWSSLSFRLVSVCLLCASVGKPCEIRNRMADCSHLKLTQIPSDLPNNIMGLDISHNQIKMLPSANLTRYNQLVYLNAGYNSISKLQPELCQNVPLLQILKLEHNQLHELSDRVFASCTNLTDLNLGYNIIEIKNDPFQTLKNLNTLDLSHNNLKSANLGSQEQLKSLHELVLSSNNINELKKEDFNFLRSTSLNRLDLSSNPLKEFHTGCLRAIGNLYGLILNNVELGENHTKKLCTELSNTAIQNLSLSNVKLSYVGKLTFQGLQGTNLTGLYLSKNSLSVIEDESFQWLSNLEYLNLADNKITHVSSHSFYGLSSVKYLNLKNSLTGKIEDFSFHWLYHLEYLIMDNNNFPGITANMFTGLNSLKYLSLCNCNINLQRITNKTFSSLADSTLQVLNLTKTRISTIESGAFSCLGHLKILDLGLNEISQELTGHELKGLNNIQDIYLSYNKNLILQSESFTFVPSLRKLMLRKVGCSNLALSPSPFHSLQNLTVLDISNNNIANIKDDLFDGLHELDILDLQHNNLARLWKHANPGGPVLFLKDLPKLRILNLKSNGFDEIPVQVFKGLFQLNYLDLGSNNLNLLPATLFDDQVSLNSLNLQKNLITSVEEKVFGPAFKSLRKLEMDSNPFDCTCESIAWFAGWLNVTQAYIPGLQSQYICNTPPKYHGSLVLHFDSSACKDSAPFKLLFVITTTVVMLLIFIVLLAHFEGWRIAFYWNISVNRVLGFKEIDRQHEEFDYDAYIIHARRDKDWVSENFISLEENNQFQIRFCLEERDFEAGISEFEATINSIKRSRKIIFVVTEHLLKDPWCKRFKVYHAVQQAIEQCRDSIVLIFLHDIPDYKLNHALCLRRGMFRSRCILNWPAQKERINAFYQQLMMALKSNSKLH, from the exons ATGAGAAGTGCCATTTTTTGTTGGAGCAGCTTATCTTTCAGACTGGTGTCTGTCTGCTTGCTGTGTGCATCAGTTGGAAAGCCATGTGAGATCAGAAATAGAATGGCTGATTGCAGTCACCTAAAGCTGACTCAAATTCCTTCTGATCTCCCAAACAATATAATGGGTTTGGACATTTCTCATAATCAGATAAAAATGCTACCTTCTGCAAATCTCACCAGGTACAACCAGCTGGTTTACCTGAATGCAGGGTACAACAGCATCTCTAAGCTGCAACCAGAATTGTGCCAAAATGTGCCTCTGTTGCAGATTTTGAAGTTGGAACATAATCAGTTGCATGAACTTTCTGACAGAGTCTTTGCTTCCTGCACCAACCTGACTGACCTCAATCTAGGATACAacataatagaaataaaaaatgatccTTTCCAAACTCTGAAG AACTTGAACACTTTGGATCTATCTCATAATAATTTGAAGTCAGCAAATTTAGGATCGCAAGAACAGCTGAAGAGCCTTCATGAGCTTGTGTTGTCTAGCAATAACATCAATGAACTAAAAAAGGAAGACTTCAATTTTCTTAGAAGCACTTCCTTGAATAGACTTGATTTGTCATCAAACCCACTGAAAGAG tttcataCAGGATGTTTACGTGCAATTGGAAATCTGTATGGCCTCATACTGAACAATGTTGAACTTGGTGAAAATCACACGAAGAAACTTTGTACAGAATTATCAAACACAGCAATTCAGAACCTCTCCCTGAGCAATGTGAAGCTTTCATATGTTGGCAAGTTAACTTTCCAGGGACTGCAAGGAACAAATCTTACTGGTTTATACCTTTCCAAAAATTCTCTGTCTGTGATAGAAGATGAATCCTTTCAGTGGCTTTCAAATTTAGAATACTTAAACCTGGCAGATAATAAGATTACTCATGTGTCTTCTCATTCATTTTATGGATTGTCCAGTGTCAAATATCTGAATCTAAAAAATTCACTTACTGGGAAAATTGAAGATTTTTCCTTTCATTGGCTATACCACCTGGAGTACCTTATAATGGACAATAACAATTTCCCAGGAATTACTGCTAATATGTTCACAGGCCTGAACAGCCTGAAATATCTGAGTCTTTGTAACTGCAACATAAACTTACAAAGAATAACCAATAAAACATTTTCGTCACTTGCTGATTCCACTTTGCAGGTTCTCAACCTCACAAAAACTAGAATCTCTACAATAGAAAGTGGGGCATTTTCCTGCTTGGGACACCTGAAAATTCTTGATCTTGGCCTCAATGAAATTAGCCAAGAGCTCACAGGTCATGAATTGAAAGGTCTCAATAATATACAAGATATTTACCTTTCCTATAACAAAAACTTGATTTTGCAAAGTGAGTCATTCACTTTTGTTCCAAGCCTTAGAAAACTGATGCTGAGGAAGGTAGGTTGCAGCAATCTGGCACTTTCTCCTTCACCTTTTCACTCTCTACAAAATCTGACAGTCTTGGACATCAGCAATAACAACATAGCAAACATAAAAGATGACTTGTTTGATGGACTTCATGAACTTGACATTCTGGATTTACAGCACAATAATTTAGCTCGGCTTTGGAAACATGCAAATCCGGGTGgccctgttctttttttaaaagatcttcCCAAATTGCGTattcttaatttaaaatcaaaTGGATTTGATGAGATTCCAGTTCAGGTTTTCAAGGGTCTGTTTCAACTAAATTATTTGGATTTAGGATCAAATAATTTGAATTTGCTTCCAGCAACTTTATTTGATGACCAAGTCTCTCTGAATTCATTGAACCTTCAGAAAAATCTAATAACCTCTGTTGAAGAAAAAGTGTTTGGCCCAGCTTTTAAGAGCTTGAGAAAACTAGAGATGGATTCCAATCCATTTGATTGCACCTGTGAAAGTATTGCTTGGTTTGCTGGTTGGCTTAATGTGACTCAAGCATATATACCTGGATTGCAGTCTCAGTACATTTGCAACACTCCACCTAAATATCATGGTAGTCTGGTGTTGCATTTTGATAGTTCAGCCTGCAAAGATAGTGCTCCGTTTAAACTACTCTTTGTGATCACTACTACTGTTGTGATGCTACTCATCTTTATTGTTCTTCTTGCCCATTTTGAAGGTTGGAGGATAGCTTTCTACTGGAATATTTCAGTAAATCGAGTACTTGGTTTTAAAGAAATTGATAGACAACACGAAGAGTTTGATTATGATGCCTACATTATTCATGCAAGAAGGGACAAGGATTGGGTGTCTGAGAACTTCATCTCTCTAGAAGAAAATAACCAGTTTCAAATTAGGTTTTGTTTAGAAGAACGGGACTTTGAAGCAGGCATATCTGAATTTGAAGCCACAATTAACAGTATAAAAAGGAGCAGGAAGATTATTTTTGTTGTGACTGAACATCTCTTAAAGGATCCCTGGTGCAAGAG GTTTAAGGTGTATCATGCCGTTCAGCAAGCTATTGAACAATGTCGGGACTCCATTGTATTGATCTTTCTTCATGATATCCCAGACTACAAGTTGAATCATGCACTTTGCTTGAGAAGAGGAATGTTCAGATCTCGCTGCATCTTGAACTGGCCAGCTCAGAAAGAACGCATCAATGCATTTTATCAGCAATTAATGATGGCACTTAAGTCCAATAGTAAACTTCACtga